A single genomic interval of Armigeres subalbatus isolate Guangzhou_Male chromosome 1, GZ_Asu_2, whole genome shotgun sequence harbors:
- the LOC134205371 gene encoding serine/arginine repetitive matrix protein 2-like isoform X2, which produces MTKQPITNPVEGETSGEPVLSGFEHLIKELKAQSAEFKTEETVLIGNCPQNVTEEEINTFFCGFATITKLRQFTQKCLTTKVFIAKFDSAESASRSKVLNTLSLNGKKILLLQPDEKQFVDKKRVVELNGLQEHTEEVIYDHMTTFGNVSFILKSSTVTYVVFEEPSAVEASCRCDYLNQYPVTIRSVLDGASIETCILEQIDQNSSLLVDGEEEGQINNFMQLLDMENLDDYLEVDEKDRSGGSEKPLLEVGNEEIIVTEDETGVDDYVDAGEADVAAIEERALQSQSLESFGTVLVDDRTRRLLKLDDNLLWLNNLPQLRVKVRKVINKKPKNKTKGPKKFSGSDEVVKKKKNKKEKHEDRKVVAATTEEKIKAADPVKMEAKKEKIQNESDINKKKEDANKDVQLDKAKEISPEKHMKKQKKEKQASVGPKIENVSETSKACVPDAVSKKKEVTTDRVKEDSKGMDKTHKKKKVKKEVKIQNADTTVPQHDTTPSEVVIAKQDEAVREKKIEESSESMDKHQKKKKKKPQMEVGKAEVQVDKTEAVGKVEGQIENAEAPVTKSDTKPSEMSSPKQVHDMSDQTKKQQEANKKVFVQLIKLSAAQINSLSTIRRPAITSQVEDAPDQTEKQSKKFKKPGPNKAAMKKHLESMKASEETAKQCIKRSLEQSPSNPETSEQENTVREKRSESSSPQRKKKPKLEKAVENDSRNSLPTPVTKEEKTLEESEVKPKENKETISSGPEPITDESMVLPELQDAISESVPDICNTVEIDQVDSVVDMESEDERPLVIDEPHEEIVATQCISSKDETKSERLCVALDAKSARLLKGKTHGEDLLFLDILPRTVVRLKRVVPSDFNVVRPKEHSKKSSEHHPKSQHQHKDASEHPSVKKKEDKPEKPRKTNLDKIDSKFLPANSKLKSKIKSKTDINHKKHLPVPDLPIELKTHLNTSFKIPKKNSNQASASIDRNASELNCLHKEPTDRNDQRKRFQKERKPREFNKNRGEWIQKRPADSSGPPPKERDPSPVDYFDPSFDDHSPSPQRIPPTPPPQSDKTTPANAPPKPTPQNENRRFDAQNRNNNKPSFQDIWNIPQKKPEVWAQPPWDANKATSNTISSGDTWDSGPLREHNSGNRQFQPVDNRATSDGPRSRDQQKQGNTLGAGESWSPGGPSARKQVQTIDHGESWSPGLSNRDNKARDSLGDRPAGRSRSPPRQVQQNISISTGDMWDDADSRPVSRKQSSPERSICQNRNRNPLLCDLAEDEDNEPTGLASPPFERSPSLNNEPDDRSPIGQQRSRSRSPGRPRSRSSIRHNRPGPALTPDRRNFRPSFERSPVRRKRSRSRSPDQQRRRSQEIWNNPGANRSPGRRDNVRNRSPGGGRWRRSRSRSPPNRQRGPPFRGSSPGWAPCRSRSPSRADRTLSPSEIWDSGRRSPRNQRLSPKRDDRRTLDHRFPQGQISPNREIRRGTSRDCDRSRRDSSFDRPLLHEDNNRRRSRDRSPDRRQRSRSPPPGRWQHRRSMENSPVSRRLDIRQGSPSYKNTLDYWKAVEDQEMGNMSPNSRISEKCESPIKSPEQWSPRDILEPGDKSWSPPPPKVSNVERRNTSRIDCEQLWANDPRPKYQGQPVGTYSPSSALDAISSEDECDFSNTRRGKKKRFETIPLNLLTRNHSPQSKENELSVDKVSRSYGDPDVSRDSFDSIPSYKDLGLSNFEKEESTTDKEQLGKTDPVPENHSPNPGAMTDERKNVLDNLKQRAERLKKLEEMKLARQKLLAQIKHKSAPEIESKHEESGLHHTSVQSKEDKSKKTKPEPPKSILDIVSPEVLLATVNSLLSSVDNVFNKPSVSEPETKSTLPELPLMPVCPPLPSVIAPLVPPLPADAPPPPPPDEPPPPEPNVLVPHAWEPTTSFIPMLPIDVSQPPPQLINPLLQQLEPSQHVEEETPFKMFSEVQSTETSRAPNTQMPPPSFLDRFRSESNQRHNLNRPHANNMSPNLDATDENMHMQEGNFDFREREIQQNDNRDPRQQNWQQHQQRFGGNHAQQDQNQQQRDPRQNNAGNLYGRNRGGRGGRFNRNPGNNFNNQGNRFNNNNNPGNNFNNNRRNNFNDSFGNDSANNFNNNQGNRFNNSNPGNNFNFNNNRRNNFNDNFGNDDDNSFNDNFNNCDSGNNFDDNGDDGNNFDNNSGNNFDGNFNDDSGNNFNNNFGNNNFNNQGNRFHNSNPQQRFNFHQRNQRFNNNRFNNQQQQNFRQQMMQQQQQQQQMFDEGCFDMNEMDDGNNNDGGANWDDME; this is translated from the exons AGCACACGGAGGAGGTCATCTACGACCACATGACCACATTTGGCAACGTTAGCTTCATTCTGAAAAGCAGTACCGTTACGTACGTAGTGTTCGAAGAGCCCTCCGCGGTCGAGGCAAGTTGCCGGTGTGATTATCTGAACCAGTATCCCGTTACCATCCGTTCGGTGCTGGATGGTGCCTCAATCGAGACCTGTATCTTGGAGCAAATCGATCAGAACAGCAGCCTACTGGTAGACGGAGAGGAAGAAGGTCAGATAAACAATTTTATGCAGCTGTTGGACATGGAGAACTTGGACGACTACTTGGAAGTGGACGAGAAGGATCGAAGCGGTGGCTCGGAAAAGCCTCTGCTAGAGGTCGGAAACGAGGAGATCATCGTAACCGAAGATGAAACCGGTGTAGACGACTACGTGGACGCGGGGGAGGCAGACGTCGCCGCGATCGAGGAACGAGCTCTGCAGTCCCAGTCACTGGAATCGTTCGGAACTGTTTTGGTGGATGATCGGACGAGAAGGCTGTTGAAACTCGATGACAATTTGTTGTGGCTAAATAATTTGCCTCAGTTGAGGGTGAAGGTTCGGAAGGTTATCAATAAAAAACCCAAGAACAAAACAAAAGGACCTAAAAAATTCAGTGGAAGTGATGAGGtggtaaaaaagaaaaagaataaaaaggAGAAACATGAAGACAGAAAAGTTGTTGCAGCTACTACAGAAGAGAAGATAAAAGCTGCAGATCCAGTAAAGATGGAAGCTAAGAAGGAGAAGATCCAGAACGAGAGTGAcataaataagaagaaagaagatgctAATAAAGATGTTCAATTAGACAAAGCAAAAGAGATATCACCGGAAAAGCATATGAAGAagcaaaagaaggaaaaacaagcGTCAGTAGGACCTAAAATAGAGAATGTGAGTGAAACTAGTAAAGCATGTGTACCAGATGCAGTCTCTAAAAAGAAAGAGGTTACAACAGATAGAGTCAAGGAAGATTCGAAAGGCATGGACAAGACTCATAAGAAGAAAAAGGTGAAAAAGGAAGTTAAAATCCAAAATGCAGATACTACGGTACCACAACATGATACCACACCCAGTGAAGTAGTCATTGCTAAACAGGATGAAGCAGTAAGGGAAAAGAAAATCGAAGAAAGTTCGGAAAGCATGGATAAACatcagaagaaaaagaagaagaaaccgCAAATGGAAGTAGGAAAAGCCGAGGTTCAAGTAGACAAAACCGAAGCTGTCGGAAAAGTCGAAGGTCAGATAGAAAACGCCGAAGCTCCAGTAACAAAATCTGATACAAAACCCAGTGAGATGTCCAGCCCTAAACAAGTACACGACATGAGCGACCAAACGAAGAAACAACAAGAAGCTAACAAAAAAGTGTTTGTGCAGTTAATAAAGTTATCTGCGGCGCAAATAAATAGCTTGTCTACAATCCGAAGACCGGCTATCACTAGTCAAGTTGAAGATGCTCCAGATCAAACGGAGAAACAATCGAAAAAGTTCAAGAAACCCGGCCCTAACAAAGCAGCCATGAAGAAGCATCTGGAGTCGATGAAAGCGAGTGAGGAAACCGCTAAACAATGCATTAAACGTTCTCTGGAACAATCGCCATCCAATCCCGAGACATCGGAACAGGAAAACACAGTGCGAGAGAAGAGATCTGAATCGAGTTCACCCCAAAGGAAGAAGAAGCCGAAGCTTGAAAAAGCAGTTGAAAATGATTCAAGGAATTCTTTGCCCACACCGGTTACAAAAGAGGAAAAAACACTAGAAGAGTCAGAAGTTAAACCAAAGGAAAATAAGGAGACAATTTCCAGTGGTCCTGAGCCGATCACAGACGAATCTATGGTTTTACCGGAATTACAAGACGCGATCAGTGAGTCTGTTCCTGATATATGCAATACTGTCGAAATAGATCAAGTTGATTCCGTTGTTGATATGGAGTCGGAAGATGAACGCCCCTTAGTAATTGATGAGCCGCATGAAGAAATTGTCGCGACCCAATGTATTTCGTCCAAGGACGAAACTAAATCCGAACGACTTTGCGTTGCATTGGATGCAAAGAGTGCACGTTTACTAAAGGGGAAAACGCATGGCGAAGATCTTCTGTTCTTGGACATTTTACCCCGAACTGTGGTAAGATTGAAACGTGTCGTCCCTTCGGACTTCAACGTGGTCCGGCCTAAGGAGCATTCTAAGAAATCCAGTGAacatcacccgaaatcccaacATCAACATAAAGATGCTTCCGAGCATCCATCTgtcaagaagaaagaagataagcCTGAAAAGCCTCGCAAAACCAATCTGGATAAAATCGACAGCAAGTTCCTTCCGGCTAATTCCAAATTGAAATCGAAGATCAAGTCCAAAACAGATATAAATCACAAGAAGCATCTACCAGTTCCGGACTTACCGATCGAGCTGAAAACTCATCTCAATACAAGctttaaaatcccgaagaaaaattcaaaccaaGCTTCGGCATCGATCGATCGTAATGCGAGTGAATTGAATTGTCTTCACAAGGAACCAACCGATCGGAATGATCAGCGAAAACGTTTCCAGAAAGAGCGTAAGCCAAGAGAGTTCAACAAAAATCGTGGTGAGTGGATACAGAAACGACCTGCAGATAGTTCCGGTCCACCGCCGAAGGAACGCGATCCTTCTCCCGTGGATTATTTCGACCCTTCGTTTGATGACCATTCTCCGTCGCCGCAGCGAATTCCGCCAACACCGCCGCCACAGTCCGATAAAACAACACCAGCAAACGCCCCTCCCAAGCCCACACCGCAGAACGAAAATCGCAGATTCGACGCACAAAATCGGAATAACAATAAACCTTCTTTCCAAGACATTTGGAACATTCCGCAAAAGAAACCTGAAGTTTGGGCGCAGCCTCCCTGGGATGCAAACAAAGCTACATCAAATACGATCAGCTCCGGCGATACATGGGACTCTGGACCGCTGCGTGAGCACAATTCAGGCAATAGACAATTTCAACCAGTCGATAACCGAGCAACTTCCGACGGTCCTAGGTCACGCGATCAACAGAAACAGGGAAATACGCTTGGTGCTGGAGAATCCTGGTCACCAGGTGGCCCCAGCGCACGGAAGCAAGTACAAACTATCGATCATGGTGAGTCTTGGTCTCCCGGGCTCTCCAATCGCGATAACAAAGCACGAGATTCGTTAGGTGATCGCCCGGCTGGCAGAAGTAGGTCACCTCCACGTCAAGTTCAGCAGAACATCTCCATTTCTACTGGCGATATGTGGGATGACGCTGATTCTCGCCCTGTCTCACGTAAACAATCGTCACCTGAGCGAAGTATTTGCCAAAATCGTAATCGGAATCCTCTTTTGTGCGATCTCGCTGAAGACGAAGATAACGAACCGACGGGTTTAGCATCGCCTCCATTCGAGCGTAGTCCTTCTTTGAATAATGAACCTGATGATCGTTCCCCAATTGGACAACAGCGAAGTCGATCGCGTTCGCCCGGGCGTCCGAGATCACGATCATCAATAAGGCATAACCGTCCCGGGCCCGCTCTGACACCTGATAGAAGAAACTTCAGACCAAGTTTTGAACGATCACCAGTTCGTCGAAAAAGAAGTCGATCACGATCTCCAGACCAGCAAAGAAGACGATCTCAGGAAATATGGAATAATCCCGGTGCAAACCGATCGCCTGGACGAAGAGACAATGTTCGGAACCGTTCGCCAGGAGGCGGAAGATGGCGACGCAGTCGTAGTCGATCACCCCCGAATCGTCAAAGAGGACCGCCATTCCGAGGTAGTTCTCCGGGTTGGGCTCCATGTAGATCACGCTCCCCATCACGTGCCGATCGTACTCTCTCACCTTCCGAAATATGGGATTCGGGAAGGAGGTCTCCACGAAATCAACGGTTATCTCCGAAACGCGAT GATCGCCGTACGCTTGATCATAGGTTCCCACAAGGACAGATATCGCCGAATCGTGAAATAAGGCGCGGCACTAGTCGTGATTGCGATCGCTCACGAAGAGACTCTTCGTTTGATAGGCCATTGTTGCATGAAGACAACAACAGAAGAAGGAGCCGTGACCGATCACCTGATCGCAGACAGCGAAGTCGTTCACCACCACCAGGAAGATGGCAGCATCGTAGGAGTATGGAAAACTCGCCAGTTAGCAGAAGGCTCGATATCCGGCAAGGTAGTCCAAGTTATAAAAACACATTGGACTATTGGAAGGCAGTAGAGGACCAGGAAATGGGAAACATGTCTCCAAACAGCcgcatttcagaaaaatgtgAATCTCCTATAAAATCACCAGAACAGTGGTCACCTCGCGACATTCTTGAGCCTGGCGATAAATCTTGGTCACCGCCTCCACCAAAAGTGTCAAATGTGGAAAGGCGTAATACAAGTCGTATAGACTGTGAACAACTTTGGGCAAATGATCCTAGGCCAAAATATCAAGGTCAGCCTGTTGGAACTTACAGCCCGTCGAGTGCATTGGACGCCATAAGCTCAGAAGATGAATGTGACTTCAGCAATACTCGAAGAGGCAAGAAAAAACGCTTTGAAACTATTCCCCTCAACCTCCTCACACGCAACCACTCTCCGCAGAGCAAAGAAAATGAGCTTTCAGTCGACAAAGTTTCAAGATCCTATGGAGACCCTGACGTTTCACGAGACTCATTTGATTCCATTCCCTCGTACAAGGATCTGGGTCTATCCAATTTCGAAAAGGAAGAATCAACCACCGATAAGGAACAGTTGGGAAAGACTGATCCTGTACCTGAAAATCATTCTCCCAATCCTGGCGCAATGACGGATGAGAGAAAGAATGTTTTGGATAATTTGAAGCAACGGGCGGAAAGATTAAAAAAGCTCGAAGAAATGAAGCTTGCCAGACAGAAGCTTCTAGCGCAAATCAAGCATAAAAGTGCCcctgaaatcgaatcaaaacatGAAGAAAGCGGTTTGCATCATACATCTGTCCAAAGCAAAGAGGATAAATCTAAGAAAACCAAACCCGAACCGCCGAAAAGTATTCTTGATATTGTATCTCCAGAAGTTCTCTTGGCTACGGTCAACTCTCTCTTGAGTAGTGTTGATAACGTGTTTAATAAGCCTTCTGTTTCGGAACCGGAAACAAAATCCACCTTGCCGGAGCTGCCCTTGATGCCGGTCTGCCCTCCGTTGCCATCTGTTATTGCTCCGCTAGTTCCACCACTTCCTGCAGATGCGCCTCCTCCACCACCTCCGGATGAACCTCCACCACCAGAACCGAACGTACTTGTTCCGCATGCTTGGGAACCGACAACTTCCTTCATTCCTATGCTTCCTATCGACGTCAGTCAACCACCTCCGCAGTTAATTAACCCACTACTGCAACAACTGGAACCATCACAACACGTCGAAGAAGAGACTCCATTTAAAATGTTTTCTGaagtgcaatcaacagaaactTCCAGAGCGCCCAATACGCAAATGCCACCACCTAGTTTCTTGGacagattccgttcggaatcgaACCAGAGGCATAACTTAAATAGGCCTCATGCAAATAATATGTCGCCCAACTTAGATGCGACGGATGAAAACATGCACATGCAGGAGGGTAACTTCGATTTTAGAGAGCGCGAAATCCAGCAAAATGACAATCGTGATCCACGACAACAGAACTGGCAACAGCATCAACAGCGCTTTGGCGGCAACCATGCTCAGCAGGATCAGAACCAACAACAGCGTGACCCGCGGCAAAATAATGCTGGTAACCTTTATGGCCGCAATCGAGGAGGCCGAGGAGGTAGATTCAATCGGAATCCTGGTAACAATTTTAACAACCAAGGCAATAgattcaacaacaacaacaaccctGGTAACAATTTCAATAACAATCGTCGCAACAATTTCAACGATAGCTTCGGTAATGATTCTGCGAACAATTTTAACAACAATCAAGGAAATAGGTTCAACAATAGCAATCCGGGgaacaattttaattttaacaaCAATcggagaaataatttcaacgATAATTTCGGAAATGACGATGATAATAGCTTCAACGACAATTTCAACAACTGCGATTCTGGAAACAACTTCGACGACAACGGCGATGACGGGAACAATTTTGATAACAATTCTGGCAACAACTTCGATGGCAATTTCAACGATGATTCTGGCAACAACTTCAACAACAATTTTGGAAATAACAACTTTAATAACCAAGGAAACCGCTTCCACAACAGCAATCCACAGCAGCGGTTTAATTTCCACCAGCGCAATCAGCGGTTCAACAACAATCGCTTCAATAATCAACAACAGCAGAACTTCAGGCAGCAAATgatgcagcaacagcagcagcagcagcagatgtTCGACGAAGGCTGCTTCGATATGAACGAGATGGATGATGGCAACAACAATGACGGTGGTGCCAATTGGGATGATATGGAATGA